The Microbacterium foliorum genome has a window encoding:
- a CDS encoding transglutaminase domain-containing protein, whose protein sequence is MSAGASARDALRRLRELLSALNIWGLGYVLLGIGLATFAAWPLYAAPRALVVGIAGGLLGMLVAVVSRVLRWNLLMSALVAAGVYVVAAAPLAVPSSLTSIPAFFLGVRDAVLGVALGWKQILTLNPPLGEYQAVLVPLLVVMLFGSFAATLLVLEAGRRAAWAVAVVSTMSVFGIAFGLIGTSSAITLWGVALPAPREWLLGIFVFLAGLVWLIGRARLRRAQALRIVAAQNVTRSAAPVWLGIRRHLLSGILLIVALVAGVAVVPAAAQWSDRTVLRDDVEPMVVVQRQISPLSTYRSWFTTSMLDEPVVSISGDTGDLERIRIATLDAYDGEDFHISPDDRFSRLPRTAAPGAGRLSLEFTVGEAYRGIWVPAPRGLAQAPTFEGERAEKLADGFHVDDEGDTAITIAETPDGREGLEPGDRYGVLVDAPGETPALADVRGGDSLLDSEAYPALAEWATMQEQPRTGAGYLEVIDRLRARGYLSHALLEDEQAAGWISSLKSAGGYSFAPTYAGHSASRIEELFTSLVDQERRAGEDADPKMLVAAVGDDEQFAVAAALLAELWGLESRVVLGARLPAAEEVPGIPACDTECTGANMTAWVEVRSSGSDWTAVDVTPQFALLPSTITEGEQLPEHPTVPEQLRSEALDPPQAQSDSRNTDAPPEEVDSGTFASLLAIARVVGLSLLALLLLVLPLLVVVVAKNIRQRSRRLAGDPESRLVGAWEELVDVYADDERPTPWFGTRVQAAAAVDREAATRLAELVDQGVFAPHPPTEADADAAWTIVDEERSAIAERRTRWQNVRSRLRLRSFLARVAPRRARASSDDRLAVGTLAVAGAGAGRQEEDG, encoded by the coding sequence ATGAGCGCCGGCGCGAGCGCGCGGGACGCCCTCCGTCGTCTTCGCGAGCTCCTCTCCGCCCTCAACATCTGGGGCCTGGGCTACGTGCTCCTCGGCATCGGTCTGGCCACCTTCGCGGCCTGGCCCCTGTACGCCGCACCTCGCGCGCTGGTCGTCGGCATCGCGGGCGGGCTGCTCGGCATGCTCGTCGCCGTGGTCTCGCGTGTGCTCCGCTGGAACCTCCTGATGTCGGCGCTCGTCGCTGCCGGCGTCTACGTGGTCGCGGCCGCGCCGCTCGCCGTGCCCTCCTCCCTGACGTCGATCCCCGCCTTCTTCCTCGGCGTCCGCGACGCGGTGCTCGGCGTCGCGCTCGGATGGAAGCAGATCCTCACCCTGAACCCGCCGCTCGGCGAGTACCAGGCCGTCCTGGTGCCGCTGCTGGTCGTCATGCTGTTCGGATCCTTCGCGGCCACGCTGCTCGTGCTGGAGGCCGGTCGACGGGCGGCATGGGCGGTGGCCGTCGTGTCGACCATGAGCGTGTTCGGCATCGCCTTCGGGCTGATCGGCACGAGCTCGGCGATCACCCTGTGGGGTGTCGCCCTGCCGGCTCCGCGCGAATGGCTGCTCGGCATCTTCGTGTTCCTCGCCGGACTCGTCTGGCTCATCGGTCGCGCGCGGCTGCGGCGCGCGCAGGCGCTGCGCATCGTCGCCGCGCAGAACGTCACCCGCAGCGCCGCTCCGGTGTGGCTCGGCATCCGTCGCCATCTGCTCTCGGGGATCCTGCTGATCGTCGCGCTCGTCGCCGGCGTCGCCGTCGTGCCGGCCGCGGCCCAGTGGTCCGACCGGACGGTCCTGCGCGATGACGTCGAGCCGATGGTGGTCGTGCAGCGGCAGATCAGCCCGCTCAGCACCTACCGCTCCTGGTTCACGACGTCGATGCTCGACGAGCCCGTGGTCTCGATCTCGGGTGACACGGGCGATCTCGAGCGCATCCGCATCGCCACGCTCGACGCGTACGACGGAGAGGACTTCCACATCTCGCCCGACGACCGGTTCAGCCGCCTGCCGCGCACGGCGGCCCCCGGCGCGGGGCGGCTCTCGCTCGAATTCACGGTGGGCGAGGCCTACCGCGGCATCTGGGTGCCGGCGCCCCGCGGGCTCGCGCAGGCTCCGACCTTCGAGGGCGAGCGCGCCGAGAAGCTCGCCGACGGCTTCCACGTCGATGACGAGGGCGACACCGCCATCACCATCGCCGAGACGCCCGACGGGCGCGAGGGTCTCGAGCCGGGGGACCGCTACGGGGTGCTGGTGGACGCACCCGGCGAGACGCCGGCGCTGGCCGACGTGCGCGGGGGCGATTCGCTTCTCGACAGCGAGGCCTACCCGGCGCTCGCCGAGTGGGCGACCATGCAGGAGCAGCCGCGCACCGGTGCCGGCTATCTCGAGGTCATCGACCGGCTCAGGGCCCGCGGCTACCTCTCGCACGCCCTTCTCGAGGACGAACAGGCCGCAGGGTGGATCTCGTCTCTGAAGAGCGCGGGGGGATACTCCTTCGCCCCCACCTATGCGGGGCACTCCGCGTCGCGGATCGAGGAGCTCTTCACATCGCTCGTCGACCAGGAGCGACGGGCGGGGGAGGACGCCGACCCCAAGATGCTGGTCGCCGCGGTCGGCGACGACGAGCAGTTCGCCGTCGCGGCGGCACTTCTCGCGGAGCTCTGGGGCCTCGAGTCCCGGGTCGTTCTCGGAGCGCGTCTTCCCGCTGCCGAGGAGGTCCCCGGCATCCCCGCCTGCGACACCGAATGCACGGGCGCGAACATGACCGCATGGGTGGAGGTGCGGTCGTCGGGCAGCGACTGGACGGCCGTCGACGTCACGCCCCAGTTCGCGCTGCTGCCGAGCACGATCACCGAGGGGGAGCAGCTCCCCGAGCATCCGACCGTCCCCGAGCAGCTGCGCTCGGAGGCGCTCGATCCGCCTCAGGCGCAGAGCGATTCGCGCAACACCGATGCGCCGCCGGAAGAAGTCGATTCGGGCACCTTCGCCTCTCTGCTCGCCATCGCACGCGTCGTGGGGCTCAGTCTGCTCGCGCTGCTGCTTCTGGTGCTGCCGTTGCTGGTGGTGGTGGTGGCCAAGAACATCCGCCAGCGCTCGCGCCGTCTGGCGGGCGACCCGGAATCACGACTCGTGGGCGCATGGGAGGAGCTCGTCGACGTGTACGCCGATGACGAGCGCCCGACGCCCTGGTTCGGAACCCGCGTGCAGGCGGCGGCCGCCGTCGACCGCGAGGCGGCCACGCGACTGGCAGAGCTCGTCGATCAGGGCGTCTTCGCCCCGCACCCGCCCACGGAGGCGGACGCCGACGCCGCGTGGACGATCGTCGATGAGGAGCGCTCGGCGATCGCCGAGCGTCGCACTCGCTGGCAGAACGTGCGCTCGCGCCTGCGTCTGCGCTCGTTCCTGGCCCGGGTGGCGCCTCGACGCGCGCGCGCATCCTCGGACGATCGGCTCGCAGTCGGTACGCTCGCAGTGGCCGGCGCAGGCGCAGGCAGGCAGGAGGAAGACGGATGA
- a CDS encoding DUF5684 domain-containing protein, with the protein MNEVADRVQLAVDGAGPAVLTTLVAVLGVGALLGLAFYVWYALALSKLFARLGVEGWKGWVPILNEATILTLGGKPAWNVVFYFIPIVQIYGLIVKIQAVHGINGRFGRGAGSTVLAVLLPPVWASILAWGAPPYPEGDRLAALQPGPRRQGQPQDAPPHDSSKGYLAPPILPPGGESAHGEPASFAPAAPAAAAPPAFVSPPPAMPNFERPATASTPAAPQAAPTFAPPAPPAAPAAPPAAPTLATQAPSFAPPAPASPSVAPGFPPVDAPAPAPAYPDAPVPSAVDAAPASLIVGVPGVERAEPAESAAPPASSAPPVSPAPPVSSAPPVSPSIAPTAAHDVDGLPGAAEEASDPVLETLPQPPARAAGAAEEPAAPTTHAGTSDDPHVSAGSLPDRLGAAPAPDARAPRFTAPAPVPVVLPVPEPSRPSPAFAEIDPHTDAEIDIDQTLSGDAPLSPAPVSPAPVVNTFDPPVPVVNTFDPPVPDPVDPPAPAPAPVVDAFDRPAPVADTVDPPVQAPATGIQPVPVVSAPPLTQPPSPVEFAAPGADADDDDDDFEATVVVSRRRGVRRVLVLDDGRSFALSATSVVIGRNPTGEPGEQRLAIADSTRTLSKTHARLIVQADEWRLTDLHSTNGVVVVADDGAETLLDPGESVIGAGRFVLGEVGMHVEVGTDS; encoded by the coding sequence ATGAACGAGGTCGCAGACCGGGTGCAGCTGGCGGTGGACGGGGCGGGGCCCGCTGTTCTCACGACGCTCGTCGCCGTACTGGGCGTGGGGGCACTCCTGGGCCTCGCGTTCTACGTCTGGTACGCGCTCGCGTTGTCGAAGCTGTTCGCGCGCCTCGGCGTCGAGGGCTGGAAGGGCTGGGTCCCGATCCTCAACGAGGCGACGATCCTCACGCTCGGCGGCAAGCCCGCGTGGAACGTCGTCTTCTACTTCATCCCGATCGTGCAGATCTACGGCCTCATCGTGAAGATCCAGGCCGTCCACGGCATCAACGGCCGCTTCGGGCGAGGGGCAGGATCCACGGTGCTCGCCGTGCTGCTGCCGCCGGTGTGGGCATCGATCCTGGCCTGGGGCGCTCCGCCCTACCCCGAGGGCGACAGGCTCGCCGCGCTGCAGCCCGGCCCGCGCCGTCAGGGCCAGCCGCAGGACGCGCCGCCGCACGATTCCTCGAAGGGCTATCTCGCCCCTCCGATCCTCCCGCCGGGCGGCGAGAGCGCACACGGCGAGCCGGCCTCGTTCGCCCCGGCTGCTCCGGCGGCTGCGGCTCCCCCCGCCTTCGTCTCCCCGCCACCGGCGATGCCGAACTTCGAGAGGCCGGCGACGGCGTCCACGCCGGCCGCCCCGCAGGCTGCGCCGACGTTCGCACCGCCGGCACCGCCCGCTGCCCCGGCCGCCCCACCGGCGGCCCCGACTCTCGCGACGCAGGCACCGAGTTTCGCACCGCCGGCACCGGCATCCCCGTCGGTCGCACCCGGGTTCCCTCCCGTGGATGCGCCCGCACCCGCGCCCGCATATCCGGATGCGCCGGTTCCCTCTGCCGTCGACGCCGCCCCGGCCTCCCTGATCGTCGGGGTGCCCGGCGTCGAGCGCGCCGAGCCCGCGGAGTCCGCTGCGCCTCCGGCGTCTTCTGCGCCCCCGGTGTCTCCTGCGCCCCCGGTGTCATCTGCGCCCCCGGTCTCTCCGTCGATCGCTCCGACCGCGGCGCATGACGTCGACGGCCTCCCCGGAGCGGCCGAGGAGGCCTCCGACCCCGTTCTGGAGACGCTTCCTCAGCCGCCCGCGCGAGCAGCGGGTGCGGCCGAGGAGCCCGCCGCGCCGACCACCCACGCGGGAACCTCCGACGATCCGCACGTCAGCGCCGGTTCGCTGCCCGATCGTCTGGGAGCGGCCCCCGCGCCCGACGCTCGCGCACCGCGATTCACTGCACCGGCACCCGTCCCGGTCGTCCTGCCGGTGCCGGAGCCTTCGCGCCCGTCACCCGCGTTCGCCGAGATCGATCCGCACACCGATGCGGAGATCGACATCGATCAGACCCTGTCCGGCGACGCCCCGCTGTCGCCCGCCCCGGTCTCGCCCGCCCCGGTCGTGAACACGTTCGATCCGCCGGTTCCGGTCGTGAACACGTTCGATCCGCCGGTTCCGGACCCGGTCGATCCGCCGGCCCCGGCCCCCGCCCCGGTCGTGGACGCGTTCGATCGACCGGCCCCGGTCGCCGACACGGTCGATCCGCCGGTACAGGCCCCCGCAACCGGCATCCAGCCCGTGCCGGTGGTGTCGGCCCCCCCGCTCACGCAGCCGCCGTCTCCGGTCGAGTTCGCCGCTCCCGGCGCGGATGCCGACGACGATGACGACGACTTCGAGGCGACGGTCGTCGTGTCGCGTCGACGCGGCGTGCGGCGGGTGCTCGTGCTCGACGACGGCCGCTCGTTCGCCCTGTCGGCGACGAGCGTCGTGATCGGTCGCAATCCGACCGGGGAGCCGGGCGAGCAGCGCCTGGCGATCGCCGACAGCACCCGCACGCTCTCGAAGACGCACGCGCGCCTGATCGTGCAGGCCGACGAGTGGCGCCTCACCGACCTGCACTCCACGAACGGCGTGGTGGTCGTCGCGGATGACGGCGCCGAGACGCTGCTCGATCCCGGTGAGAGCGTGATCGGCGCCGGACGTTTCGTCCTCGGCGAAGTCGGCATGCACGTCGAGGTGGGGACCGATTCGTGA
- a CDS encoding PP2C family protein-serine/threonine phosphatase: protein MTTSAVVLNVAALTDIGLTRAMNEDSVLAASPVFLVADGMGGHDAGDKASAAVVAAFAPLVGTEVTTAEIGAALARANETVEAIASQHSRGAGSTLAAVALVEHDGMPHWLVFNVGDSRVYRLFANELDQLTVDHSLGQELVDAGEMRPEDLAGFAQRNVITRAIGASDNIADSWLVPVIDGERLLLCSDGLSGEVGDESIRATLTMAGRPETAAAALVRRAKQSGGRDNITVIVIDVVSGGLRGGSVDSTDSRRSMSIHTETMLEGTTVPARGRR, encoded by the coding sequence GTGACAACCTCCGCTGTCGTCCTCAACGTCGCCGCACTGACCGACATCGGTCTGACGCGCGCGATGAACGAGGATTCCGTGCTCGCGGCATCGCCGGTGTTCCTGGTAGCCGACGGCATGGGCGGCCACGACGCGGGTGACAAGGCGAGCGCCGCCGTGGTCGCGGCGTTCGCGCCCCTGGTCGGCACCGAGGTGACCACCGCCGAGATCGGCGCGGCCCTCGCGCGCGCGAACGAGACCGTCGAGGCGATCGCCTCTCAGCACTCGCGCGGCGCGGGAAGCACCCTCGCCGCCGTGGCGCTGGTCGAGCACGACGGCATGCCGCACTGGCTCGTGTTCAACGTGGGTGACTCGCGCGTGTACCGGCTCTTCGCCAACGAGCTCGATCAGCTCACCGTCGACCACTCATTGGGGCAGGAGCTGGTCGACGCCGGGGAGATGCGGCCCGAAGACCTCGCCGGATTCGCCCAGCGCAACGTCATCACGCGGGCCATCGGAGCCTCCGACAACATCGCCGACAGCTGGCTGGTCCCGGTGATCGACGGCGAGCGGCTGCTGCTGTGCTCCGACGGGTTGAGCGGAGAGGTGGGCGACGAGAGCATCCGCGCGACCCTGACGATGGCGGGGCGCCCCGAGACGGCGGCCGCCGCGCTCGTGCGCCGAGCGAAGCAGTCCGGTGGACGTGACAACATCACCGTGATCGTGATCGACGTGGTCTCGGGCGGGCTGCGCGGGGGATCCGTCGACTCGACCGACAGCCGCCGATCCATGTCGATCCACACCGAGACGATGCTCGAAGGCACGACGGTTCCGGCGAGGGGGCGTCGCTGA